The stretch of DNA tatattttattttggttattttcaataCTGTGCTTtaagaatttgaaaattttagtccggtaattataaaattcattaagttttgttattttcaaaatttgatacgTCGAACATATTATCGCATGTATAATATTATCTcagcttgttattttcatatattactcactaaaaaaatcaattaatggaTTTATGACTGTCATTTacattaagactaaaattttgaaattcaaaaaaatatatagtaactacaaatgatccaattggagaatatAGACAAACTATATAACTTTACGATTTATACAGGACTAATAgtataatttaaccaaacaaatttaactactAACATTTGATcaggactaaaattgatcaagttaaagtacaaatactaaattcataacGTCAATAAAGTACATGGActgataacaaaatttaaccattGTTTTTTGGAAGAATAATTTTATATGTTGATATGTCAGGTTTAGAATATAAATGCAAGATCTGCAGACGAGAAAAATGAATGCTCTTATTATAGGCCCTAGTTGTTGAAATTGACCTCTATCGTTAGTAATTCTGCTTACCTACTTCCAACTTAGACGATGCAGACTTAACACAAGCTTATTTAATTTTCTGCAATTTTCTCCAAATTAAAGCTtacttaaaaaaggaaaattttaatgCTCATAGCCTACACTTTGGACCTTTTTCTTTCGATTATTAATATTTGTGCCGTATATACGGGTGTGTCTTTGGAGTTCTTTTGGCCGGTTATTTGTGTATCTTTTACTTGATATTTTTACACTTTAATGTTAAGTTTTTTATTGGAGAGTTGTTCTTATTTGTAAGTGAGGTTTTTGGGTGAATGATCTGTACTGTAACAATTGGGTTCGTTGTTGGAGCTATAATTACTCTTGAATAAGAATCATTCACTTATCGAGGCTTTGCAGAGTAGGATTTGTTTCCAAACTACGTTAACAAATCCCGTGTGTTTATTTTTCTCATTACTTTGCTTCTTGCCTTGTTTACATTGTTCTGTCCACACCTCTATTCAAACATCTACCTGAACATTGAACTAGAGAGAGAGCAAACCGGAAATCTATAAGTTGATATCAAAGTTTGACTACAAATATACTATCGCATGTCCACCTTCGGTGATTAAAGCGTTAAATTCAAACAATGACAATGGTGTTCCTTTCAACAACCTAAAGGATGCGTTCAATCATATGTTGAAGAACATAGAAGGCGTTGTGTGAATTGAACGAGTCCTTGAGGGAATAAGTTATCATTCTCGAAGGAGGCAAAGAAATGCTTGAAATTGTGGTTAAAGAGAAAGTTGATGGGATTGTGGATCTCAAAAAGGCTAACAAGATGCTTAGTGAAACTATTAAAGAAAAGGCAAAGCTGTTTTGAAAGAAAATGAGCAAGAGTTAAATGATGCCAAAgctatactaaaaaaattatgaaaggaAAAGCGGTGATATCTTAGCTGTTGGGAGATTCGAACATGGTCGTAGTGAACTTGGTAAGAAACTTATGTCTCTTACAAATTTTGTAAAATCTAATGAGATGGTTGCTACTTCTTCCTTTAAGACagataaaaagaataaaaaaaacatttgttaTAATTGTGGAAAGGTCGAACATATTAGATTTCGTTGTTACAAGCTAATGAAAGATCAAAGGTTGAGAAAGATAAGGCCAATTCAATCTAATGCTGTAACATTGAACAGAACATCACCTAGGGCAGCAACAAAGAAGGAAGGTAAACTTGTATGCTTTTATTATAGGAAAGAAGGGCACATCATACCTACTTCTTTAAGATGATGCGAGATTGAAAGAAGTTTATATCAATTGCAAAGCTTGTTCGGATGATGAATGGAACAAGAAAACCACAACAAAAGAAGATTTGGGTGAGAAAAGATTAGTCACAGTTGAGTTATAAAGATCAACAAGTTATTGATGCTCGTGTGAAGCATGAGGTGGCAACTCATGTTAATTATCTTGAAGATATTTCGAAGATCAAACAAACTCCATTTCATGAAAATGTATTTGTTCCACGAGTTACAACCCTTATTGTTGAAAATGTAGCACCTTATTCCCTTGAATAAATTTGAGGCAAACAAGTAAGGGGGCATAGAGTAAAGGGGAGTAAGTAATCAATATATGACCGACATGTGATGTAATagatgatatgatatttttttgtattttatatgttcaattacttttagttttaattaattaattaattattttattaattaaaaataatgaaattcttttaatttgggtttttaaaatattttttattttaatattaattcattaagcatagctcaattcttttttttttaacatgaatttcctctaatactaacaatatttttgtagcataacAAAAAAAACACTGTTATtgttttatgtaatttatataacatttaataaatttaggtgccaaattaaacctaaaaaaaagtttaggaaCCAAATTGGACccaaaaaagtttaggtaccaaattagaaaaaagtgtcaaattcaagtatcaaattggaccaaaaaaatatttaagtaccaaattaaaaaaaaattaccaaattcagGTATCAAATGTTATAAAGtatacattttataattaaatttaaatatatgctacataaatattaatataaatgtgaatttgggtgaaaaatattaaaaaaatatgtttcatTTTTATGAGTAAAGATTACACCCTAACTACAAATTATGTATGTTAAcattatgtgaatatttattGAGATACATTCATTATTTAAAACCAAAAGACGATGATATATCATTTGAACTTTTCAAGCAAAAGCGAAAgtttatcatttaaaatattatattaaagtaTAACTAGAAATTTTATTACACTCGTATGTGtggaaataatatattttttgttttgtcatCAATTTTAAATTGGTGTCGAGTTAATTTGTAATATAATCTCAATCAACGATGTTATTAATATATACGATTTATGGACGTAAGAAAGTGtgcatgataaaataaaaatgtataaaaatattaaaataaaattttggttaacTGCTAAATTTAAAgctatatttttattgtttttgtattCAGCATAATCAGTTGTGTGAACTCAAGAGCCTTTATATACAAACTCATGCAACGACTTATACCAGCCATGCAATAGCATGCACACGTAACAAACTTAACAACCGTAACCATCTAACTGCTCAATGGATTAACCTTCTAACTACTCAATACCAGAATTGAGACTCTCTTGAATACATTGGAACAACAAACACCCGAAGACCATTTCTGAGAGTATCAAACTGCTTTGGCGTAACTGGTTTGGTAAACACGTCTGCAAGCTGTCCAGTGGATGGCACAAAATTTACTTACAGCAGTCTAGCAAGCACCTTTTCTCTATCAATCTCGACGTTTTTTATTCGTGCGTGATGCGTAGGGTTAGCTGCCATGGTGACAGTAGAAGTGTTGTCACACCACAGAATTGCAACTTGAGACAGAGACAATCCAAGTTTAAGTAACTACTCGGAGACACAATTAGCCAAGCTTCTGTATTCTGCCTCGGAGGAAGATGAACGGGACACTACACTCTGCTTTTTAGGACACCATGCCATAGGATTGGGACCAAGGAACACACAATAGCCAGAGATTGAGCGACGATCCTCAATAGTAGAGGCCCAATCAGCATCGGAATAACAAACCAATGCAGGCTGGCCAGTGGTAAAATATAACCCATGACTCAGAGTACCATTAAGATTTCTCAGCACCCTCTTAACAGCCTTCCAATGGGAGTCTAATGGTGCATTCATGTACTGATTCAATTTGTTCACACAATAAGTACGATCAGGCCGAGTGATGCAAATATATTAAAGAGAACCCACCATACTACGGTAGAGATGACTATCTTCAAAGGGACTGCCATCCAAAGAAGATAACTTGGTTGAGCCAACCATTGGTGTAGGTGTAGCTGTTGCTCCTTGCATGCTAGTCTATTTGAGCAACTCAGTCACATATGTTTTGTTTGTGTGAGATATAATCCCTGTGACATACGACGAACTTCCATCCTAACAAAATAATGTAGAACACCAAGATCCTTTAATGAAGAAGTATTATGAAGTTGCTTGACCACTTCATCAATCTCAACCATGGAACTACTCGTTAGAACAATATCATCAACATTGGCCATAAGAAAAAGATGAGACTAACTCGAGGCTCGAATAAACAAAGAGGGGTCTGCTTTTGAGGGTGTGAACTGTAGCTTATCAACCAAAAAAGCACGAAGAGTATGAAACCACGCTCAAGGGGCTTGTCGAAGCCCATACAACACTTTGTTGAGTCGACACACAATCTGTTTCCATCAGAACCAGCTACTTCAAACCCAGGCGGTTGTGTCATATAGATCTCCCGTTCAACTTCTCATTCaaaaatgcattatttacatcAACCTGCTGCAGGGACCAACCTTTCATAGTAGCAAGAGCAAACACGGTCCTGATAGTGGTGGCGCGGACCACGGGGTTGAACGTTTCCACAAAGTCAAAACCAGCAGGTTGAGAAAAACCCTTCGCAACCAACCGTGCTTTATATCTGTCAACTGACTCATCAGGCTGCCATCGAGAGCATAACTCTTATATCGAGACAGGAAGAACAAAATACGACTATTGGAGTATACTGTCTCAAGACAAACAAGTATGTCTCCAGATAATTACACGATTGTCTTGAGACAGGGCTCCATTAAAGCAAATCTTAGTTTTGATGTTTTGTTGAGACAAATCTTTTGTCTCAAGGCAGAGTTTACTGTAGTATACCTTTAGCTTCGATGTTGGTTTGTCTcgagataaataaatttatatttcgcGATAATACTTAAATTGTCTCGAGACAGTGTTTTTCCCGAACAATTTTACATTAGAAGTTCATGTGTCTCGAGACATATGGCCTTGTGTCTCGAGACAGTGttggaaaaacttgaaaataaggCTCAAAATCATTTTAAAGAACTTGGAGTTACtcaaaaacttttgtaaaaaattaaagtCATTtagaaactttatttttttttgagtttgtcacattagaaaatatatttaaatgtgATCAAAATAATTAGTGCAAATTTGACTAAGGAAATTTAGAATTAAGTTTATTATATCAAAACACTTGAATCAAAgctaacatttataattataaataatttgtttAGAACTTTCTGATAAGCTGTAAAAGCaacatgttttaatattatttttaatccgtttttatatgattaattatgtaaattagtgaatttgatgctcctaatcctttaaattcttgtttctatacttaggagagcattttggagcaaaaggagcgaaaaacgaGCTAAAATCGGATAAATAGAGCTGTTTCCAAGatccacacagcctaagcatttccacacgggctggccacacgcccatgtgtcagctCGTGTCGATAGTGCACCCTGCTTCACAGATACgcgaaaaaaaatctaatttttaggctttctgagcattctaaagtctataaataccaattagaagaataTCTTATGGGGCActcagagaagattgaagaaatcactcgaagaacaccatcgaagccaactcagaagcggatctccttcaagattgaagatctcattttaacttctttcgaagttttattgaatttctttatgtcttgtggtttttctgactttgagatgtttttatttcacattattaactaaaatccctagatacctagggaagatgaaacttatgataaatcttattatt from Gossypium hirsutum isolate 1008001.06 chromosome D04, Gossypium_hirsutum_v2.1, whole genome shotgun sequence encodes:
- the LOC121216431 gene encoding secreted RxLR effector protein 161-like, which gives rise to MQGATATPTPMVGSTKLSSLDGSPFEDSHLYRSMYMNAPLDSHWKAVKRVLRNLNGTLSHGLYFTTGQPALVCYSDADWASTIEDRRSISGYCVFLGPNPMAWCPKKQSVVSRSSSSEAEYRSLANCVSE